The DNA window CGTAAACGGTCGGGACTTCAGCGGCGATCACGGACTTGTCTTCCCCATTAATCAGGGCGTTGAAGACTTTCGCATCGGCAACCGGCTGGCCGTCACGGGTGATGGCGACCGCGGGTTCGACTTCTTCACCGGCGTGCAGATGTTGCCCGTGATGACCGAGCAGAATTGTCATCCCGGCATGAGTCTCAGGCTCACCTTCCCAGACAAGGGCGTCGTCGACCCCGTGGGAGTGGCCGTGCCCATGACCGTGGGCTTCTTCTGCGAAGTTTCCGGCGTAGGGAGTTCCTTCGACCTCGGCGCTGATCGTGCCAGCAAATTCCCGCACAATGCCGAGGCTCTCGTGTTTGCCCGTGAAGCGAGACGCTTTACCGTCCGTCTCACCATTCAATGGAGCCGGTTCGAGTGTAACCTGGAACGCTGGATCCTTGATGTTTAGTAGAACGCTCTCAGCGGCAACCGGCACCGGCGTTTTCTGGTCTTCCCCAAGCACATAGACCGTAGCCGACTTCTCGTCATGATCGACGGTGAATTCCACGTGATAGGTTCCCCCGCCCCAGTCCGCGACTGTTCCGCCGTGCGGTCCTTCCCCGTGACTGTGCCCGCCTTCTGCCTCCTCGTGCGGATGGCCGTGATCTTCTTCAGAGCTTGAGGTCGTGGGATTCGTGGCCGGCTTTTCACAGCCTACGAAACATATTGTGCCGAGCAGCAATGTCAACGATGTTGTGTAGGTGATCAGTTTCATTTTCAGTACCTTTTCTGAAGGTAAGATACCCCGCCTCTCACGAACCGGACGATGGGTTCGAGTCGAGGTCGATGAGCGTTTTGAGTTAGTGGATGATGGCCTCTTCCTCTTCGTCTCGTTGTGAGAGCGCCAGAGCATCCCGACCGCTGAATTTCCAGAACAACCCGGGATGGATCAGGAACTCGCAGAAGGTGGACGTCACCAGACCGCCGAGAATCACGGTGGCGACGGGATAAAGAATTTCCCGCCCTGGCTCTCTGCCGCCGAGTACCAGCGGCAGCAATCCAATTCCGGCAGTGAGCGCGGTCATCAGCACTGGAGCCAGACGCTCCAGGCTGCCGCGAAGGATCATGTCTTTTGTGAAGTCCTCCCCTTCTTCTTTCATGAGATGGAAGTAGTGGGTGACCAGCAGGATGCCGTTTCGCACTGCGATTCCGCCAAGGGAAATAAATCCGACGAGGCTGGCGACGGTCAACGACTGTTGAGTAATGACCAGCGCCAGCACGCCTCCAATGAAAGCTGTCGGCAAAGCATTGAGGATCTGTAGCACGACACGAACAGAAGGAAAGAGCAGCAGGAGAATCACGAACATTCCCACGACCGAAACGCCGGCCAGAATGACAATCGTTCGCGTCGCGCGCTGCTGACTCTCAAACTGTCCGCCGTATTCGATGAAGTAACCTTCAGGCAGTTCAACACGCTGATCGACACGTCGCTGGATCTCCGCAACCGCACTGGCCAGGTCTCGATCCTGGGTGTTACAGCGGATCACCATACGTCGGCGGGCGTTCTCTCGATTCACGGCATTGGGACCTGCCCCGGGCCCAATCTCGGCGACTTCTCTCAATTCGATCTGACCACGTTCCTCCGGCAAGTCAATCCGCAGCCGGCCGAGATTGGCGTAGTCTGTACGATAATCTTCCTCCAGACGGATCAGCAGGTCGAAGCGCCGTTGCCCTTCCAGTACCTGGGAAACCACTTCGCCCTGCAAGGCCGTTTGCAATACATTGGCCACGTAGGCTCGTGTCACGCCGTAGAATGCCAGATCGTCGGTTCTCAGCTGGATGTGCAGTTCTTCGGTCTGCTGAATGGGCTCGATCACAGGAGGAGTAATCCCGTCGATCGACTGGACGGTCGCTCTCACCTCTTCCGACAGTTGCTGCAGCACATCGATGTCGTCACCGAAAATCTTGATCGCAATTTGAGCGTAGACCCCCGAGACCATGTGGCTGATCAGGTGAGCCAGCGGCTGCTCTACTTCGATCGAGACGCCTGGTACTTCTTCGCCCAGTTCGTCCAGGAGGTCCTTGATGATCTCGTCGCGCTCGTGTTGAGCGGCCGGATTCATGCTCAGGATGTACTCCCCCGCGTTGACGGGAGAGGCGTGCTCATCCATCTCGGCTCGCCCCGTTCTCCGCACGAAGTGCAAAATGGCACCGTCCGGATTCTTGTCTGACTTCTGCATCTCGCGCAGTTTCTGATCGATCAGTGCGGAGGACGCGTTCGATGCATCCAGCGAGGATCCGGGAGGAAGAGTGACATTGATCTGCACGCTCCCCTCGTCGAAGTCGGGAAGGAAGTTGCGTCCCAGTTGTGACATCTGCCAACCGGCAATCGCAACGACAATCCAAGTCGCGAGCAACAGCGGGCCGGGGATCGCCATGCTCAAACGAATCAGATAGCTCGCCGCCCATTTCAGGGCTCGCAGGAGTATCCCCTCCTTTTCGGCATGAGTGGCTGGAGACTTAGGGAGCAGATAATACGACAGGACGGGCGTGACCGTCAGCGAAACGAGCAATGAAGCCAGGATCGAGATGATGTAGGCCACCCCAAGCGGAGTGAAAAGGCGACCCTCCACCCCGGTGAGGGCGAACAGCGGCAGGAAGACGAGAATCACCACCGCGGTGCCGAAAACGATCGCGCTGCGAATTTCCTTACTGGCTTCATAGACGACCTGAATCGCCGGTCGAGGCTGAGTCAGCGCGTTGTTCTCTTTCAGTCGACGGAAAATGTTCTCGACATCGACAATGGCGTCGTCGACGAGTTCCCCCATCGCCACGGCGAGCCCGCCGAGCGTCATTACGTTGATCGACAGCTCGGTTCCGGATAGATATCCAATGGCTCGAAATACGAGCGTAGTAATCACCAGCGATAAAGGAATGGCCGTCAGCGTGATGAAGGTCGTCCGGAAGTTCAGCAGGAACAGAAACAGAATGATAATGACGAGCGTCGCTCCGATGACGAGCGCCTCCGCCACGTTGAAAATACCGCGATCGATAAAATTGCGCAGCTGGAACAGTTCCGGATTGATGACGATATCGGCCGTGAGAGAATCTTCAGACTGCTGGAACGCTTCTTCGAGCCGATCGGTCAACCCGCGTGTATCGACATGGGGCTGTTTGACGATCGTAAAGACAACGCCGGGGCGCCCGTTGACGCTGCCATCGCCCCGCTTGAACTCCGCTCCTTCGGTCACATTCGCGACCTGACTGAGCAGAATGGCTCGCTTGTCACTGACCTTGATTGGAATCTGCCTCAGGTCATCGACAACTCGAGATGGCTCAGGTCCAAGGCGTCCTAGAATACGGATCGGGCGTTCGGTTTCCCCGGTCACGGCATAGCCGCCACTGGTGTTAATGTTGCTGTCTTTCAGGGCCTGCTCGACATCCTGCAGCGTGATGCCGTATTCCAGAAGCGCCGCTGGGTCAATTCGGACTTGATACTGTTTGCGGTCGCCGCCGAGGATAAACGCTTCGGCAACCCCGGTCACTTTGAGAATTCGGGGTCGAATGACCCAGTCGGAAATTGTGCGTAGCGAGAGACGACGAGCTTCTGCGGAGGGAAAGTCGATCTGATGCGACTTGCCGTCGACAACAACGGTTGCCTGTTCAACGTCGTTGATACCCGCTGCAGAATCCGTGGGAACTCCGACGTCCCAACTGATTGAATCCACTGCGACCTCTTCCCAGGTCTGAACGTCCTCTCTCACCTTCGGCCGCCAGAGTTTAATCTCCTGGTCGGGATCAACGCGTTCCGCCATGAGATCGGAATCCGTGATCGGGTAAAGTTCCCCGCCGTTCGGACCCTGCTGCCGATAGATCCCGGCGACGACAATCTGCCCCATGATCGAAGCCGGTGGCGTCATCTGAGGCAGGATTCCCTCGGGCAGGATTCCATCAAGGGTGGCGAGCCGCTCCTGTACGGTTTGCCGAGCGGTTCGGATGTTGGTCTCCCAGTCGAACTCAATGTAGATGACATTCAGCCCTGCGGTGGACTGACTGCGAACGGCCTGAACACCGCTGGCACCGAGCAGCGCGATCTCGATCGGCTGAGTGACCAGCGTTTCAACTTCTTCCGTGGCGAGTCCCGGACATTCGGTGATGATGATCACTCGCGGCCTGTCGAGGTCGGGGAAGACATCGATCGGCATCTGGGTCGCCAGATAGGAGCCGTAGACGAGAACGGCCATGCTGATGACGAGAATCAGCATGCGATAGTGCAGTGAGAATCGAATAATCGCATTGAGCATGTGTGTTTCCTCAGTGAGCGGCGTGAACGGTTCCATCGGCGTGGACGTGGACATCGGCACGCATGCCACTGGCGGCCTGAGACTTCAGGATACGATTGAGAGAAGCCGCACTGCTCTGGGCGAAGAACAGTCCCGGCGTGATGCTGCCGTCGTTGGCAATCACCGTGTTCACGCGGTCCTCGTGCAGGACATGAACCGGAATGCGATTGAAGAGACTCCCATTCTGCTGAAAGACAAACGCTTCCGGACCTTCCCGGACGACGGCTCCACTGGGCAGAACGATCACGTTCGTTAACTCTTCAACCGGCACATGCAGGCGGACCCGCTGCCCGGGACGAAACCGCCAGACCACGAAGGTTTCATCATCTTTCTGGTAAGCCCGAGCCTGGTTCTGGAGCGGGATGAAGAAATCAAACGTGCGACTTTCGGTATCAATCGCGTTGGAGATGTAGCGAATCTGAAATTCCTGCTGCAGCGGAGGCCAGTGTTCTTTCACGTCTTCCGCGAACTCCACGTGGATGCTCCAGCCGAGTTGAGCGGCGTTCTCCAGATAGGGAGCTTCGCGCTTGAACGCATGCCCTTCTACATAAAGCGAACTGTGGTCGGAAAGAGTCGACAGCAGTTGACCCGCCTGGACCTGCTGCCCCAGTTCGGCCCGCAGGTCCTGCACTTCGTAGGCGATCCCCGATAGATTCCCGGAATCACTCTGAAAAGCGGTCTGCTGGATCTCCGAACTCGCTTTCGATGCCTGGAACGGCGGCGGCGCGACCACTTCAACGGTGGAAATGAACTTTCCTTCGGTGATGCTCTGGATCTGGCTGGGACTCAATCCTCTCGTCAGCAGATCCTGCCGATGCGATTGAATCAACGCTTCCTGTCGACGGAGCTGGTTGTTGAGGTCGATGATCTTCGTTCCAGCGATTCCCCCAGATTCCGCCAACGGTCCCAGCCGATCGAGCTGCTCCTGGATAAGCTGAATTTCTTTGGACGCGCTGAACAGCTCTTTCTGAGTGTTCTGCAGGTACTCGCTGAAAAGTTGAACGGTGAACAATTTGTCGCCGGGCCGAACGGTTTCTCCTGGAAACGCGTGGACTTGCGAGATCACTCCCACCGCCGGTGACGTCACTCCGCGATCCGACCGTCCGGGGCGGTCAACAACTTCTCCCGGGACTTGAATCTTCCGCCAGTATGTCTGAGGGACGACCGGCTTTGCGATCAGGCTCAGGTTCTTTCTGGCCTGTGCGGAAAGCTTCAAGACTTTTGGTTCCTCGACCGGAGAAGGCTCGACTTCGCTTTCGATGGGAGCGGCTTCTGACTGGACCAGCGGTAGCCACTGCTCCCGGGTAAAAAAAGCACCTGCGGCAACCGCACCAATCAGGAGGAATCCGACTATCGAGCCGGTGAATCGAGATGATTTCATAGGAAAGCCTCTATGGGCGCGTAATAGGAGATACAGATACCAGCGGATTTCATTGGCGGGCCGCAATTGCTTTCGGCTCGAACGAATCAGCGCGCAGGGTGGCACTTCGCGAGACGAAAATGATGCAGGGGCCGTAAAAGCAGGAAAGACAATCGGAGCGATTAAGCAGGCTCCGATCGAGCTGAATTAACAGCGAATCGCGCGCAGTTCCAGATAGAGCACACGCGGAGGCGGAGCAGAATGCAATCCGCAAACATGCGAGCGGCCGGTTGCAGCTGCTTCGAGCATGACGGGAGAATGAGTCCAGAGAATCAATACTGAACCGACGAGATCGATTCCGGCCGAATCTCTTACCAACTGAACATCATCGCAGTAGACCGCATCGGAATCATGATCCGAATTGGGTTCTTCCGACGGGCATTCATCACAGTCGTGCGATTCGTGGTGATGATGAGAATGGCTGCCGTGACCGTGATTATGCAAATGGCGATGCGGCCGCAGAGAGTGACTTCCCGGCTCGATCTCCCCTGTTCCGGCATGGGAATGCTCAACCGGCACGACGATCTGGGCCGCCAGCAGGAGAGGGATCAGGAATAGTGAGAGGAAGCTTTGCATGAATTCTCAACGGACGACAACAGTGAGCACATCAGCTAGGAAGAATAGCGCCGGCCTGATCGCTGGTCAAGATGGGACTTCCTGTTCTGGGCCTGATCTTCGCTAATAGCCCGCGCATCCTCAGACGGGGAACGCTGCTGATCACGGAGACCGAATTGAAGCTCGTGACCTGCGCCCACGCGATCCGAGGAGGAAAGCGGAAGTGAGAAGTTCTTCGAAGCTCCAGGGGCCCTGCTCTTTGTTCACTTGCCGGCGATGCGATAGGATACCGTTATCGTGGATGTCCCACGGCTAACGGTTCGTCCGATCTCGAAAGGCTTACACGATGACTCCCTTTCACATCGCGATTCCCGTTCGCGACATTGCTGAGGCACGCGAGTTCTATGGCGTCAAGATGGGACTGGCGGAGGGGCGAAGCGATACGCACTGGATTGACTGGGATCTGTTCGGCCATCAGGTAGTCACTCACTTGAACCCGGCTTTGGGGTCGAAGGGAAAAGTTGTCACCCACTGCAATCCCGTTGATTCGCACGCCGTGCCCGTGCCTCACTACGGAGTGATTCTCGACGTCGACAATTGGAAGGAGCTGGCCGACCGTGTTCGCACCTTCGTTGACGATTTCATCATCGAACCGTACGTCCGCTTTGAGGGACAGGCTGGCGAACAGCACACGATGTTCTTTGAAGACCCGAGTGGAAACGCATGGGAATTCAAGGCGTTCGTCGATGTCGAAGCACAATTGTTCGCGAAATGAACCGGCCCATCATGAAGAATGCGATGTCCCTGCTGGTCTTCATCGCCTGGTCGTGCTGCGTGTCGACCGGCTGTTTTGCTCAGGAGAAACTGCAGCTCCTCCTCGGAGAAGGCAAACCGTGGCAGACGCCAGTCTATGTGCATGATACGGGCGTCGAGGGGCCGGTTGTGATTGTCACGGGCGGGGTTCACGGCAATGAACCTGCCGGAGCTCGCGCAGCGGAGCAGATTCGCCACTGGCCAATTGTTTGCGGCAAGCTGATTGTCATACCGCGTGTCAATCGATTCGGACTCGATCAGGAGACTCGATATCTTCCCGAGGCGCCTCCCGAGCAGAAGGATTTAAACCGCAATTTCCCGAGCCCGAAAATCGCTGACGAACCTCGCGGTGAAATTGCCGAGGTCCTCTGGGATTATGTGGTCGAGCAGAATCCGGACTGGCTTTTCGACCTGCACGAAGGTTACGAGTTCAATATCTCTCACGAGCCAGGGCCCGGGAAGACGAAATCGGTCGGCTCAAGCATCATCTATGATCCAGCCCAGGGCTTTGGTCCGCTGGTTGAACGAATGCAGATGGCCGCGAATTCCACGGTGGTCGATCCTGACCGGAGATTCACACTGCGAAATCGCGGCCCTAAGAAAACGTCACTGGCGAGTGCAGTGATCGATGTGCTCGGCCGAAACGCCATGATTCTCGAGACGACTTATCAATATCAGCGGTTGCCGGTCAGAACGCGTCAACATCGAGTCATGATGAACGTCGCGTTGTCTCAGTTGGGAATGATCACCGAGGACTGCTTTGATGTCCTGACTCCCCCGGCGTCGGAGCGAGACGGGCACGTCTTTGTCGCTCTTTACGACGATGACGGCGCTTCCGATCGAGGCGTCGACAATCTCACGCATGTATTCGACGCAGCGTCTGAGATCACGGTCGTCCATCTGGGCGCCGACGAGATCCGACCGGATGTGTTGTCTCAGATTGATGCCGTCGTTTTCGGCGGCGGCAGCGGGTCCAGACAGGCGGCGACCATCGGTCCCAACGGCGCAGACTCAGTGCAATCGTTCGTGCGAGATGGCGGTGGCTATGTGGGGATCTGCGCGGGAGGATTCTTGTGCTCGGCTCATTATTCCTGGTCACTCAATCTGATCGACACCCAGGTCTTTACCGGAACACGGACTATCGAAGGGGGGGGCCCGAAATCGATGTGGTACCGCGGTCAAACCACCACCCAGAAGATGCAGCTGACCCAGGAAGGCCAGAGATTGTTCTCGGATCTTCCCGAGCATCTCGAGGTCCGGTATCACAACGGGCCGATCGTCTCGCCAAAGCACTCTGCCGATCTGGAGCCGTACACTGTGCTGGCATTCTTTCGGTCCGAGAAGGTGCTTTATCCGCCACAGGAGGGGACGATGATTAACACCCCCGCAATCGTGAGCGGCCCTTTCGGTCAGGGGCAAGTCATCTCCATCAGTCCGCATCCGGAAGCCACGGAAGGGCTTGAATCCATGGCCTCGACTGCAGTGAAAGCGGTCGCCAGAACGAGTGTTGAGCAATCGCTCTCGCTCCCGCATTCGCGTTAGATCGCTCGGCTCTCAAGCAGGGTTCAGCCGTCGGATTATCGAGACTGAACGCCGTGTCGCGGCGGATCCTCATTGGCTCCAGATGGTGGATTTGGATTCATCCACGACGGGTTGTGCGGCTGTGTCCAATCCGATGCGGCTCACTTCCGACACGCGGTTTCGCGGCGCCTTTGCGTCGATGCGAATTCCCGTGGGGCTCTTTCCAGAGGCTGAGAAGTTGCCGATAAGATTGTTGCTTGAGTCGCGTTCAATTGAAATGAGTGCGGTGGTCGGGGGACAGCCCGTGTGGGGTGTGGCGGTGCAGTTGTCGATGATGCATCCGTTCGACTGGCGGATGACAAAGCCGCCGTTCACCGTTTCTTCGTCGCGAATGGCGAACTCGTCGGCAATGCAATTTGTGATGAGGCAGTTTTCGGCAAAGTTCAACCTGAATCCGAACCGCTGCGTGCGGAGAGTGCTGCAACTACTGAACGAATTCCGCGAACCGCCCTGGGCGTAGAAGCCGCTGAAGACATCCTGAGCCGAACAACTTTCAAACCGGTTGTGGCTCGTTCTCGGGCCATTGTTCGGGTGCTTGACCTGAAAGGCCGCGAATGGCGAACCGGGATGCTGATTCGTGGCGACGCAGCCCTCGAACACTGTGAAGTTCGCTCCGTTGACGTTGAATGCCGTGCCGCGGAACCGGTCGACGGTGCAGTCACGGAAGACGTTCCCGACCGTTTCGCTCACGTCCCGCATGACCAGCTCGCCGGGAGAGGACTCCGCGTTGTCGGTGAATTCCTTGGCAATCACGCTGTAGGTGAAATTGGAGAACCGCGCCCGGCAGCCGACCACGCGTGTGGAAGAACAACCGGACAACTGAATGGCAGTTCCCACCTGGTCCGCCTGATAACGATCTTCTGAGTTGTCGACCCGGCACCGGTTCAGTTCGACCCCGTCGCATTCATAAAGCAAGATGCCGAAATTGTCCGGATTCTGAATAACGACGTTTTCAAGTCGGGCGTTGTGGCAATGCCGCAGGTGGACGGCGGCGAACGGACCCTCAACAGTTCCTGAACAATGAATGGTGATGTTCTTGAACGAAACGGGCATGCCGGTCATCTGCAGGTGCGTCGCTGCGACCCCTTCGAAGGTGATTGACGAGCGAGACGGGTGCCCCCCGTCGACGTCGACCAGCGCGACCTGCGACCAGTCCAGAACAATCGGCTGTGTGACTCGGAGATGAAGTCCGTCGAGCCGGATTGGGTTTCCGCTCTGCAGTGCCGCCGTCAGAGCCGCTGTGTGGTCGGCGAACTGATTGACGTTGTCGTCAGCACGGGCCATTGAAGGGAATGTCGGACCTGTCAGCGCGATGATGGCGACGAGTGTAAGCATCAGAGCGGTTGTGGATTTCATTAAGCAACGGCTTTCCAGCTGTGAAGTTCGTTCGTGTGATGCTACCGCAAGGCCCCTCACTGGTTCGTCTGCTGGTGCGCATTCAACCCACAGTTTGTTCCGTTCCTGCAAAGGACGTCAATTGGAGATCGGCATTGTCCGGAATCGACTTTGGCCACCAGAACGCGCAATCGGTCAATATGAAGGAATGATGAAAACTTGCGGCGACTCGCTGCATGATTGTAGACAGGCGAACATGGTTCCGTTCTGATGTCTGGGCTCGCCCCTCGCTTTTGAGAAATACTTTCGTCAACCCACGGCTGAATTGTCAGAGGAGTTCAGAATGAGATGTGCTGCCCGTGCGACCTGTTTTTATATGTTGTTCGTGACACTGTCACCAGTCGCTTTCGCGCAGGTCTCTCAGGAGACGGTCGACTCGCTTGCCGCTCCTGAACAACTCAAGACCCGGATTGGGGAGCTCGAGTTTGATAAAGGGGTTCCGAGCGAGAAGACGGCTCAGACAGTTCGCGACGCTGTTGATTTCGGGCGGGCGCTCGATGTTTACAACAACAGCTTTCGCGGAGCTTCTGCCCTCGCTCTCGTGAAGGGCTTTCAAGAGGTCGGAGCCGAAAGCGGCGACATCATCCTCTTCGAAGAGCTGATGGATTCGAATTCGCTCTTCCTCACTGCGAACGCCGACACGATTTACTATCTCGGATGGATCGACCTTTCAAATGGACCGGTTGTTATTAATCAGCCCTCGGGGGGATTGGGAGCGATCAATGATATGTGGTTCCAGTGGGTGATCGATATCGGCCGCCCCGGGCCTGATCGCGGTCTCGGCGGCAAGTATCTGATTGTCGGTCCTGAATACGACGGTCCCCTCCCACAGGGCGGCTACTTCGTCGCACATTCGCGAACGAATACGGTGCTTTATGCGTTGCGGGCCTTCATCGACAACGGCAACGATCCAAAGCCCGCCGTCGAAAACATCAAGGCCAACCTGAAGATCTATCGCTACGCTCCCGGAAGCTATGGCACACCGATCGCGGAGGCGCTTGAAGGGAAAGTTCGACTTGCCGGGGAACCGAAGATTCCTGAAACGAAGTTCATCAACGGCACCGGACGTTCCTTCAATACCATCCCGCCGAGCGACTTCGGTTTCTTCGAGATGATCAACGAGAATGTCCAGAACGAACCGGCAACCAGTTACGACAGAGAACTCGCCGGGCAGCTGTCGGCGATCGGAATCCAGCATGGCACGGAATTCAAGCCGGACGACCGGATGAAGAAGATTCTGACCGACGCCGCCGCGGCGGGACAGGCCTACGGCCGCACGCTGCAATGGTATTTCCCGACGTTGAAGCCGGAGTGGGCGTACTACGAAGGCTCGTATTGGGGCAATATGCTGTTTGAGGGGGGAGCATTCTTTGAGACTCCGCCGCCCGCTTATGAGAACGGGATGTTCAAACCCTACCCGAACACCGGAGCGACAACGCTCGATTCGCGGACCGCGTTCTACTATGCCTACACGCTCGATTCTCCCGGAATGATCATGAGGATTCCCGGCGTGGGATCTCAGTATCTGATGAGCTTTCTCGATGGGGACGGAAAAGCTTTTGATGGGGCAAAGACGTATCAGGTCACCCTTCCGAAAGGGATCCCGGCTGCGGCGTTCTGGTCACTTACGCTCTACGATAATCAGACCCGCTCGATGCTGCAGACTCCCCAGAAATATCCGCGGGCTGGCAGTCAGAGCTTTCCTTCGCCAGCCGCAGTCGCCGCGGAAGACGGCAGCACCACGGTCTATTTCAGTCCGGAACAGCCTGAAGGGGTCGAGCGTGGCAACTGGATTCAGACGGATCCGAAGCGGGGCTGGTTTACGATTCTGCGTTTCTACAGCCCGAAACCGGCGTTCTTCGACAAATCGTGGCAACCGAGCGAGATCGAACCGGTGGAGCAGACACGGTAAGAAAGTCTGCGTCTTAGCCGCATAGTTCTTGATCGAACTA is part of the Rubinisphaera margarita genome and encodes:
- a CDS encoding efflux RND transporter permease subunit; the protein is MLNAIIRFSLHYRMLILVISMAVLVYGSYLATQMPIDVFPDLDRPRVIIITECPGLATEEVETLVTQPIEIALLGASGVQAVRSQSTAGLNVIYIEFDWETNIRTARQTVQERLATLDGILPEGILPQMTPPASIMGQIVVAGIYRQQGPNGGELYPITDSDLMAERVDPDQEIKLWRPKVREDVQTWEEVAVDSISWDVGVPTDSAAGINDVEQATVVVDGKSHQIDFPSAEARRLSLRTISDWVIRPRILKVTGVAEAFILGGDRKQYQVRIDPAALLEYGITLQDVEQALKDSNINTSGGYAVTGETERPIRILGRLGPEPSRVVDDLRQIPIKVSDKRAILLSQVANVTEGAEFKRGDGSVNGRPGVVFTIVKQPHVDTRGLTDRLEEAFQQSEDSLTADIVINPELFQLRNFIDRGIFNVAEALVIGATLVIIILFLFLLNFRTTFITLTAIPLSLVITTLVFRAIGYLSGTELSINVMTLGGLAVAMGELVDDAIVDVENIFRRLKENNALTQPRPAIQVVYEASKEIRSAIVFGTAVVILVFLPLFALTGVEGRLFTPLGVAYIISILASLLVSLTVTPVLSYYLLPKSPATHAEKEGILLRALKWAASYLIRLSMAIPGPLLLATWIVVAIAGWQMSQLGRNFLPDFDEGSVQINVTLPPGSSLDASNASSALIDQKLREMQKSDKNPDGAILHFVRRTGRAEMDEHASPVNAGEYILSMNPAAQHERDEIIKDLLDELGEEVPGVSIEVEQPLAHLISHMVSGVYAQIAIKIFGDDIDVLQQLSEEVRATVQSIDGITPPVIEPIQQTEELHIQLRTDDLAFYGVTRAYVANVLQTALQGEVVSQVLEGQRRFDLLIRLEEDYRTDYANLGRLRIDLPEERGQIELREVAEIGPGAGPNAVNRENARRRMVIRCNTQDRDLASAVAEIQRRVDQRVELPEGYFIEYGGQFESQQRATRTIVILAGVSVVGMFVILLLLFPSVRVVLQILNALPTAFIGGVLALVITQQSLTVASLVGFISLGGIAVRNGILLVTHYFHLMKEEGEDFTKDMILRGSLERLAPVLMTALTAGIGLLPLVLGGREPGREILYPVATVILGGLVTSTFCEFLIHPGLFWKFSGRDALALSQRDEEEEAIIH
- a CDS encoding efflux RND transporter periplasmic adaptor subunit, which codes for MKSSRFTGSIVGFLLIGAVAAGAFFTREQWLPLVQSEAAPIESEVEPSPVEEPKVLKLSAQARKNLSLIAKPVVPQTYWRKIQVPGEVVDRPGRSDRGVTSPAVGVISQVHAFPGETVRPGDKLFTVQLFSEYLQNTQKELFSASKEIQLIQEQLDRLGPLAESGGIAGTKIIDLNNQLRRQEALIQSHRQDLLTRGLSPSQIQSITEGKFISTVEVVAPPPFQASKASSEIQQTAFQSDSGNLSGIAYEVQDLRAELGQQVQAGQLLSTLSDHSSLYVEGHAFKREAPYLENAAQLGWSIHVEFAEDVKEHWPPLQQEFQIRYISNAIDTESRTFDFFIPLQNQARAYQKDDETFVVWRFRPGQRVRLHVPVEELTNVIVLPSGAVVREGPEAFVFQQNGSLFNRIPVHVLHEDRVNTVIANDGSITPGLFFAQSSAASLNRILKSQAASGMRADVHVHADGTVHAAH
- a CDS encoding VOC family protein, producing the protein MTPFHIAIPVRDIAEAREFYGVKMGLAEGRSDTHWIDWDLFGHQVVTHLNPALGSKGKVVTHCNPVDSHAVPVPHYGVILDVDNWKELADRVRTFVDDFIIEPYVRFEGQAGEQHTMFFEDPSGNAWEFKAFVDVEAQLFAK
- a CDS encoding BPL-N domain-containing protein, translated to MKNAMSLLVFIAWSCCVSTGCFAQEKLQLLLGEGKPWQTPVYVHDTGVEGPVVIVTGGVHGNEPAGARAAEQIRHWPIVCGKLIVIPRVNRFGLDQETRYLPEAPPEQKDLNRNFPSPKIADEPRGEIAEVLWDYVVEQNPDWLFDLHEGYEFNISHEPGPGKTKSVGSSIIYDPAQGFGPLVERMQMAANSTVVDPDRRFTLRNRGPKKTSLASAVIDVLGRNAMILETTYQYQRLPVRTRQHRVMMNVALSQLGMITEDCFDVLTPPASERDGHVFVALYDDDGASDRGVDNLTHVFDAASEITVVHLGADEIRPDVLSQIDAVVFGGGSGSRQAATIGPNGADSVQSFVRDGGGYVGICAGGFLCSAHYSWSLNLIDTQVFTGTRTIEGGGPKSMWYRGQTTTQKMQLTQEGQRLFSDLPEHLEVRYHNGPIVSPKHSADLEPYTVLAFFRSEKVLYPPQEGTMINTPAIVSGPFGQGQVISISPHPEATEGLESMASTAVKAVARTSVEQSLSLPHSR
- a CDS encoding right-handed parallel beta-helix repeat-containing protein, translating into MKSTTALMLTLVAIIALTGPTFPSMARADDNVNQFADHTAALTAALQSGNPIRLDGLHLRVTQPIVLDWSQVALVDVDGGHPSRSSITFEGVAATHLQMTGMPVSFKNITIHCSGTVEGPFAAVHLRHCHNARLENVVIQNPDNFGILLYECDGVELNRCRVDNSEDRYQADQVGTAIQLSGCSSTRVVGCRARFSNFTYSVIAKEFTDNAESSPGELVMRDVSETVGNVFRDCTVDRFRGTAFNVNGANFTVFEGCVATNQHPGSPFAAFQVKHPNNGPRTSHNRFESCSAQDVFSGFYAQGGSRNSFSSCSTLRTQRFGFRLNFAENCLITNCIADEFAIRDEETVNGGFVIRQSNGCIIDNCTATPHTGCPPTTALISIERDSSNNLIGNFSASGKSPTGIRIDAKAPRNRVSEVSRIGLDTAAQPVVDESKSTIWSQ
- a CDS encoding DUF1254 domain-containing protein, producing the protein MRCAARATCFYMLFVTLSPVAFAQVSQETVDSLAAPEQLKTRIGELEFDKGVPSEKTAQTVRDAVDFGRALDVYNNSFRGASALALVKGFQEVGAESGDIILFEELMDSNSLFLTANADTIYYLGWIDLSNGPVVINQPSGGLGAINDMWFQWVIDIGRPGPDRGLGGKYLIVGPEYDGPLPQGGYFVAHSRTNTVLYALRAFIDNGNDPKPAVENIKANLKIYRYAPGSYGTPIAEALEGKVRLAGEPKIPETKFINGTGRSFNTIPPSDFGFFEMINENVQNEPATSYDRELAGQLSAIGIQHGTEFKPDDRMKKILTDAAAAGQAYGRTLQWYFPTLKPEWAYYEGSYWGNMLFEGGAFFETPPPAYENGMFKPYPNTGATTLDSRTAFYYAYTLDSPGMIMRIPGVGSQYLMSFLDGDGKAFDGAKTYQVTLPKGIPAAAFWSLTLYDNQTRSMLQTPQKYPRAGSQSFPSPAAVAAEDGSTTVYFSPEQPEGVERGNWIQTDPKRGWFTILRFYSPKPAFFDKSWQPSEIEPVEQTR